One segment of Macrotis lagotis isolate mMagLag1 chromosome 1, bilby.v1.9.chrom.fasta, whole genome shotgun sequence DNA contains the following:
- the ACAD8 gene encoding isobutyryl-CoA dehydrogenase, mitochondrial isoform X1 produces MLRVCGGRLAGLRRGAPSPGRGRVRPVSSCIDPSLGLHEEQKEFQKVALDFASREMAPQMAEWDQKVRPPFLVPWSPLLDFAHFPNWFGTLQEIFPVETMRKAAQLGFGGVYVRSDVGGSELSRLDASVIFEALATGCTSTTAYMSIHNMCVWMVDSFGNEEQRHKFCPPLCSMEKFASYCLTEPGSGSDAASLITSAKRQGDHYILNGSKAFISGGGESDIYVVMCRTGGPGPKGISCLVIEKGTPGLSFGKKEKKVGWNSQPTRAVIFEDCAVPVANRIGNEGQGFLIAMKGLNGGRINVASCSLGAAHASLILARDHLNVRKQFGEPLANNQYLQFKLADMATRLVASRLMIRNAAVALQEEREDAVALCSMAKLFTTDECFTICNQALQMHGGYGYLKDYAVQQYVRDCRVHQILEGSNEVMRMLISRNLLQE; encoded by the exons CTTCCCTGGGCCTTCATGAGGAGCAGAAGGAGTTTCAGAAAGTGGCCTTGGACTTTGCCTCCCGGGAGATGGCCCCCCAGATGGCAGAATGGGACCAGAAGGTGAGGCCCCCCTTCTTGGTGCCATGGTCACCCCTTCTTGACTTTGCTCACTTTCCCAACTGGTTTGGGACTCTACAG GAGATTTTCCCAGTGGAGACTATGAGGAAGGCAGCGCAGTTGGGCTTCGGTGGTGTCTACGTTCGGTCTGACGTGGGAGGGTCAGAGCTCTCTCGGCTCGATGCCTCTGTTATATTCGAGGCCCTGGCCACAGGTTGCACCAGCACCACAGCCTACATGAGCATCCACAA CATGTGTGTCTGGATGGTTGACTCCTTTGGAAATGAAGAACAGAGGCACAAATTTTGCCCACCACTCTGCTCTATGGAGAAATTCGCTTCCTACTGTCTGACAGAGCCAG GAAGCGGGAGTGATGCTGCATCCCTCATAACCTCAGCCAAAAGGCAAGGGGATCATTACATCCTTAATGGCTCTAAG GCTTTCATCAGTGGTGGTGGTGAATCAGACATCTATGTAGTCATGTGTCGAACTGGAGGACCAGGCCCTAAAGGAATCTCCTGCCTGGTCATTGAGAAGGGGACCCCAGGCCTCAGctttgggaagaaagagaagaaa GTAGGGTGGAACTCCCAGCCAACAAGAGCCGTGATCTTTGAAGATTGTGCTGTTCCAGTGGCCAACAGGATTGGAAACGAGGGACAGGGTTTCCTTATTGCTATGAAAGGACTGAATGGAGGAAGGATCAATGTTG CTTCCTGCTCCCTTGGAGCCGCTCATGCTTCACTCATCTTGGCCCGGGACCACCTCAATGTACGCAAACAATTTGGAGAGCCACTGGCCAACAACCAG TACTTGCAGTTCAAACTAGCTGACATGGCCACTCGACTGGTGGCTTCACGACTAATGATCCGTAATGCAGCAGTGGCCCTGCAGGAGGAGCGAGAAGATGCCGTAGCCCTCTGCTCCATGGCCAAGCTCTTCACTACTGATGAGTGCTTCACA ATTTGCAACCAGGCCTTGCAGATGCATGGTGGCTATGGCTACTTAAAGGATTATGCTGTTCAGCAGTATGTCCGGGACTGTAGGGTCCACCAGATCTTGGAAG GTAGCAATGAAGTGATGAGGATGCTTATCTCTCGTAACTTGCTTCAGGAATAG
- the ACAD8 gene encoding isobutyryl-CoA dehydrogenase, mitochondrial isoform X2 produces the protein MLRVCGGRLAGLRRGAPSPGRGRVRPVSSCIDPSLGLHEEQKEFQKVALDFASREMAPQMAEWDQKEIFPVETMRKAAQLGFGGVYVRSDVGGSELSRLDASVIFEALATGCTSTTAYMSIHNMCVWMVDSFGNEEQRHKFCPPLCSMEKFASYCLTEPGSGSDAASLITSAKRQGDHYILNGSKAFISGGGESDIYVVMCRTGGPGPKGISCLVIEKGTPGLSFGKKEKKVGWNSQPTRAVIFEDCAVPVANRIGNEGQGFLIAMKGLNGGRINVASCSLGAAHASLILARDHLNVRKQFGEPLANNQYLQFKLADMATRLVASRLMIRNAAVALQEEREDAVALCSMAKLFTTDECFTICNQALQMHGGYGYLKDYAVQQYVRDCRVHQILEGSNEVMRMLISRNLLQE, from the exons CTTCCCTGGGCCTTCATGAGGAGCAGAAGGAGTTTCAGAAAGTGGCCTTGGACTTTGCCTCCCGGGAGATGGCCCCCCAGATGGCAGAATGGGACCAGAAG GAGATTTTCCCAGTGGAGACTATGAGGAAGGCAGCGCAGTTGGGCTTCGGTGGTGTCTACGTTCGGTCTGACGTGGGAGGGTCAGAGCTCTCTCGGCTCGATGCCTCTGTTATATTCGAGGCCCTGGCCACAGGTTGCACCAGCACCACAGCCTACATGAGCATCCACAA CATGTGTGTCTGGATGGTTGACTCCTTTGGAAATGAAGAACAGAGGCACAAATTTTGCCCACCACTCTGCTCTATGGAGAAATTCGCTTCCTACTGTCTGACAGAGCCAG GAAGCGGGAGTGATGCTGCATCCCTCATAACCTCAGCCAAAAGGCAAGGGGATCATTACATCCTTAATGGCTCTAAG GCTTTCATCAGTGGTGGTGGTGAATCAGACATCTATGTAGTCATGTGTCGAACTGGAGGACCAGGCCCTAAAGGAATCTCCTGCCTGGTCATTGAGAAGGGGACCCCAGGCCTCAGctttgggaagaaagagaagaaa GTAGGGTGGAACTCCCAGCCAACAAGAGCCGTGATCTTTGAAGATTGTGCTGTTCCAGTGGCCAACAGGATTGGAAACGAGGGACAGGGTTTCCTTATTGCTATGAAAGGACTGAATGGAGGAAGGATCAATGTTG CTTCCTGCTCCCTTGGAGCCGCTCATGCTTCACTCATCTTGGCCCGGGACCACCTCAATGTACGCAAACAATTTGGAGAGCCACTGGCCAACAACCAG TACTTGCAGTTCAAACTAGCTGACATGGCCACTCGACTGGTGGCTTCACGACTAATGATCCGTAATGCAGCAGTGGCCCTGCAGGAGGAGCGAGAAGATGCCGTAGCCCTCTGCTCCATGGCCAAGCTCTTCACTACTGATGAGTGCTTCACA ATTTGCAACCAGGCCTTGCAGATGCATGGTGGCTATGGCTACTTAAAGGATTATGCTGTTCAGCAGTATGTCCGGGACTGTAGGGTCCACCAGATCTTGGAAG GTAGCAATGAAGTGATGAGGATGCTTATCTCTCGTAACTTGCTTCAGGAATAG